The following coding sequences are from one Triticum dicoccoides isolate Atlit2015 ecotype Zavitan chromosome 4A, WEW_v2.0, whole genome shotgun sequence window:
- the LOC119288173 gene encoding ruBisCO large subunit-binding protein subunit beta, chloroplastic-like, producing the protein MASPFGATSTVGLMAAPTGLVSDKKPFSLSSISLADRPRHVRLQRKCNFRVKAAKELYFNKDGSATKKLQVGVNKLADLVGVTLGPKGRNVVLESKYGSPKIVNDGVTVAREVELEDPVENIGAKLVRQAAAKTNDLAGDGTTTSVVLAQGLIAEGVKVIAAGANPVQITRGIEKTAKALVLELKKMSKEVEDSELADVAAVSAGNNYEIGNMIAEAMSKVGRKGVVTLEEGRSSENNLYVVEGMQFERGYISPYFVTDSEKMTTEYENCKLLLVDKKITNARDLINVLEEAIRGQYPILIIAEDIEQEALATLVVNKLRGSLKICAIKAPGFGERKTQYLDDIAILTGGTVIRDEVGLTLDKADSTVLGTAAKVVLTKESTTIVGDGSTQEEVTKRVAQIKNLIEAAEQDYEKEKLNERIAKLAGGVAVIQVGAQTETELKEKKLRVEDALNATKAAVEEGIVVGGGCTLLRLAAKVDAIKDTLENDEQKVGAEIVRRALCYPLKLIAKNAGVNGSVVTEKVLSNDNFKFGYNAATGQYEDLMAAGIIDPTKVVRCCLEHAASVAKTFLTSDVVVVEIKEPEAAPLANPMDNSGFGY; encoded by the exons ATGGCTtcaccatttggtgccacttctactGTTGGGCTCATGGCAGCTCCAACTGGCCTTGTATCTGACAAGAAGCCATTTTCGTTATCATCTATCTCCCTTGCCGACAGGCCACGACATGTGCGCCTTCAGAGGAAATGCAACTTCAGAGTTAAAGCAGCTAAGGAGCTCTACTTCAACAAGGATGGCTCAGCCACCAAGAAGCTCCAG GTTGGAGTAAACAAGCTTGCAGATCTTGTTGGAGTTACCTTGGGACCAAAGGGAAGGAATGTTGTGTTGGAGAGCAAGTACGGGTCCCCTAAGATTGTCAATGATGGTGTTACAGTTGCAAGAGAG GTTGAGCTGGAGGACCCTGTTGAAAACATTGGAGCTAAGTTGGTTAGGCAAGCTGCAGCAAAGACCAACGATTTAGCTGGAGATGGGACAACTACTTCTGTCGTCCTTGCTCAGGGGCTCATTGCTGAGGGTGTTAAG GTTATTGCAGCTGGTGCTAACCCTGTTCAAATTACTCGCGGTATTGAGAAAACAGCGAAAGCACTAGTCCTTGAACTTAAGAAGATGTCGAAGGAG GTTGAGGACAGTGAGCTTGCAGATGTTGCTGCAGTCAGTGCTGGCAACAACTACGAAATCGGTAACATGATAGCAGAGGCTATGAGCAAGGTCGGACGGAAGGGAGTGGTTACCCTTGAAGAGGGGAGGAGTTCCGAGAACAATCTTTATGTTGTGGAGGGAATGCAGTTTGAGCGTGGTTATATCTCTCCTTATTTCGTTACTGACAGCGAGAAAATGACCACTGAGTACGAGAACTGCAAG CTGCTTTTGGTTGACAAAAAAATCACCAACGCACGGGATCTTATCAATGTTCTGGAGGAAGCCATTAGGGGACAATACCCAATCCTGATCATTGCTGAGGATATCGAGCAGGAGGCTCTTGCAACCCTTGTTGTCAACAAGCTGAGAGGATCTTTGAAAATTTGCGCTATCAAAGCCCCTGGTTTTGGAGAGCGCAAGACCCAGTATTTGGATGACATTGCCATCCTCACCGGAG GAACTGTGATCAGAGACGAGGTTGGACTCACACTTGACAAGGCAGATAGTACAGTTCTTGGAACGGCTGCAAAGGTTGTCCTTACAAAGGAGTCGACCACAATTGTTGGTGATGGCAGCACCCAGGAAGAAGTGACTAAGAGGGTTGCACAGATCAAAAATCTCATTGAG GCAGCAGAGCAAGACTACGAGAAGGAAAAACTCAACGAGAGGATTGCAAAGCTCGCCGGTGGTGTTGCTGTTATTCAG GTGGGAGCACAAACAGAAACTGAACTTAAGGAGAAGAAGTTGAGAGTTGAGGATGCTCTAAATGCAACCAAG GCTGCTGTTGAGGAAGGTATTGTTGTTGGTGGAGGGTGCACTCTTTTGAGGCTGGCTGCTAAGGTTGATGCCATCAAGGACACCCTGGAGAACGACGAGCAGAAG GTCGGAGCTGAGATAGTGAGGAGGGCGCTGTGCTACCCACTCAAATTGATCGCCAAGAATGCTGGTGTCAATGGCAGTGTTGTTACCGAGAAG GTTCTTTCTAACGACAACTTCAAGTTCGGCTACAACGCCGCCACTGGGCAGTACGAGGACTTGATGGCTGCTGGTATCATCGACCCCACTAAG GTGGTGAGATGTTGCCTGGAGCACGCCGCGTCGGTGGCCAAGACCTTCCTGACGTCGGACGTGGTGGTGGTCGAGATCAAGGAGCCCGAGGCCGCGCCCCTCGCCAACCCCATGGACAACTCCG GCTTCGGATACTGA